The following proteins come from a genomic window of Micromonospora zamorensis:
- a CDS encoding MFS transporter: MTAPVPAPALRMGTAAGRGTLLAAVLASGMVFLDSTVVNVALPKLGQDLGANVADLQWTINGYLLMLAAFVLLGGALGDRFGRRRIFLIGVVWFTAASVLCGLAQGTGWLIAARFLQGAGGALLTPGSLSVLQASFHPDDRGRAIGAWAGLSGVSTALGPFIGGWLIDALSWRWIFFLNLPIAVLVVLAAMHWVPESRDESASRTEDPGRTRRRFDVAGALLGALALAGVTYALIDAPARGFDSAPVLIAALVGVLSAVSFVLLERRRGDAAMLPTGLFSSRLFSVLNIFTVVVYAALGGFTFFFAVYLQNVVEWSAFRTGIALLPMTLLLLVGSARAGALSARIGPRLPLAIGPVVAAIGLLLLRGVGPGASYWTDVLPGVLLFGIGLTLVVAPLTASVLAAVQDRFSGVASGFNNAASRAGGLLAVAALPLLVGLSGGGYEQKAELTDAFRGAMEWCAGLLVAGAVLALVLVHRPPRAAPPSQPCHSMPAATPPK, encoded by the coding sequence ATGACCGCACCCGTACCGGCGCCTGCCCTCCGAATGGGCACCGCCGCCGGCCGTGGGACGCTGCTCGCCGCCGTACTCGCCTCAGGCATGGTCTTCCTCGACAGCACTGTCGTCAACGTGGCGCTGCCGAAACTCGGGCAGGATCTCGGCGCGAACGTGGCCGATCTCCAGTGGACCATCAACGGCTACCTGCTGATGCTGGCGGCTTTCGTGCTGCTCGGCGGCGCACTCGGGGACCGCTTCGGCCGGCGACGCATCTTCCTCATCGGCGTGGTCTGGTTCACCGCCGCGTCCGTGCTGTGCGGGCTGGCCCAGGGCACCGGTTGGCTGATCGCGGCCCGTTTCCTCCAGGGAGCCGGCGGGGCGTTGCTCACACCCGGGTCGCTGTCGGTGCTCCAGGCCAGCTTCCACCCGGACGACCGGGGCCGGGCGATCGGCGCCTGGGCCGGACTGTCCGGGGTGTCCACAGCGCTCGGCCCGTTCATCGGTGGCTGGCTGATCGACGCGCTCTCCTGGCGTTGGATCTTCTTCCTCAACCTGCCGATCGCCGTGCTGGTGGTGCTGGCCGCGATGCACTGGGTGCCGGAGAGCCGGGACGAGAGCGCCTCCCGGACCGAAGACCCGGGGCGGACCCGACGGCGGTTCGACGTCGCGGGAGCCCTGCTCGGAGCACTCGCGCTCGCCGGTGTCACGTACGCCCTGATCGACGCACCGGCGCGCGGCTTCGACTCCGCGCCGGTGCTGATCGCGGCACTGGTCGGAGTGCTGTCGGCGGTGTCCTTCGTCCTGTTGGAACGGCGGCGCGGCGACGCCGCGATGCTGCCCACCGGGCTGTTCAGCAGTCGGCTCTTCTCGGTGCTGAACATCTTCACAGTGGTCGTCTACGCGGCGCTCGGCGGCTTCACCTTCTTCTTCGCCGTCTACCTGCAGAACGTGGTCGAGTGGTCGGCCTTCCGCACCGGCATCGCGCTGCTGCCGATGACCCTGCTGCTGTTGGTCGGGTCGGCCCGAGCCGGAGCGTTGTCGGCCCGGATCGGCCCCCGGCTGCCGTTGGCCATCGGACCGGTGGTGGCCGCGATCGGTCTGTTGCTGCTGCGCGGCGTGGGACCGGGCGCGTCGTACTGGACCGACGTGCTGCCCGGGGTGCTGCTCTTCGGCATCGGGCTGACCCTGGTCGTGGCACCACTGACCGCGTCGGTGCTGGCCGCCGTGCAGGACCGGTTCTCCGGGGTCGCCAGCGGCTTCAACAACGCGGCGTCCCGGGCCGGTGGTCTGCTCGCGGTGGCGGCGCTGCCTTTGCTGGTCGGCCTGTCCGGCGGTGGGTACGAGCAGAAGGCCGAGCTGACCGACGCGTTCCGGGGCGCGATGGAATGGTGCGCCGGCCTGCTCGTGGCCGGGGCGGTGCTGGCCCTCGTGCTGGTCCACCGACCGCCTCGGGCAGCCCCGCCGTCGCAGCCCTGCCACTCGATGCCCGCCGCGACACCCCCGAAGTAG
- a CDS encoding ABC transporter permease has product MFRFIVRRLLQLIPTLFGLSLLLFIWLRRLPGGPETAILGERGTPEMRAAIRRNMGLDEPILVQYGRFVRRMIKLDLGTSTSTKRAVTTEFIERFPGTVELTITAMIIAIGIGIPLGYLAARRRGRFLDHASVGGSLIGICIPVFFLGYVLKAIFSENLHWFPSSGRQDPTLEATRVTNFFVLDGLMTREWDAAADALWHLVLPAIALASIPLAIIVRITRASVLEVLNEDFVRTAEAKGLTEQTVRRRHVLRNAMLPVATSIGLLAGGLLSGAVLTETVFAFSGIGAFVAEAIGQRDYPVLMGFILIIAVVYVLVNLLVDLSYSFIDPRVRVR; this is encoded by the coding sequence GTGTTCCGGTTCATCGTCAGGCGCCTGCTTCAGCTGATACCCACGCTGTTCGGGCTCTCCCTTCTGCTCTTCATTTGGCTCCGCCGGCTCCCCGGCGGCCCCGAGACCGCCATCCTCGGCGAGCGCGGCACGCCCGAGATGCGTGCCGCCATCCGCCGCAACATGGGGCTCGACGAGCCCATCCTGGTGCAGTACGGCCGGTTCGTCCGGCGGATGATCAAGCTCGACCTGGGCACCTCGACCTCCACCAAGCGGGCGGTCACCACGGAGTTCATCGAGCGCTTCCCCGGCACCGTCGAGCTGACCATCACCGCGATGATCATCGCGATCGGCATCGGCATCCCGCTGGGCTACCTGGCCGCCCGCCGTCGCGGCCGTTTCCTGGACCACGCGTCCGTGGGCGGTTCGCTGATCGGCATCTGCATCCCGGTCTTCTTCCTGGGCTACGTGCTCAAGGCGATCTTCTCGGAGAACCTGCACTGGTTCCCGTCCAGTGGCCGGCAGGACCCGACGCTGGAGGCGACCCGGGTCACCAACTTCTTCGTCCTCGATGGCCTGATGACCCGCGAGTGGGACGCCGCCGCCGATGCGCTCTGGCATCTGGTGCTGCCCGCCATCGCGCTGGCCAGCATCCCGCTGGCGATCATCGTCCGGATCACCAGGGCGAGCGTGCTGGAGGTGCTCAACGAGGACTTCGTGCGCACCGCCGAGGCGAAGGGCCTGACCGAGCAGACGGTCCGTCGCCGGCACGTGCTGCGCAACGCGATGCTGCCGGTGGCCACCTCGATCGGTCTGCTCGCGGGCGGCCTGCTCTCCGGCGCCGTGCTGACCGAGACCGTCTTCGCCTTCAGTGGCATCGGAGCATTCGTCGCCGAGGCCATCGGCCAGCGCGACTATCCGGTGCTGATGGGCTTCATTCTGATCATCGCGGTGGTGTACGTGCTGGTGAACCTCCTGGTGGACCTCTCCTACAGCTTCATCGACCCGAGGGTGAGGGTGCGATGA
- a CDS encoding ABC transporter ATP-binding protein codes for MALLEVDDLSVTFARRGQRAVHAVDGVSFSVDAGEVVGLVGESGCGKSVTSLAIMGLLPKQPGLRVGGKAVFDGTDLLQLDDRSRRDIRGRDIAMIFQDPLSSLNPVIPIGLQVTEVLTRHRGMKGAAAAKEAAELLDRVGIPDPKRRLKEYPHQLSGGMRQRALIAMAVACQPRLLIADEPTTALDVTIQAQILELLKELVRDSGTALLMITHDLGVVAGMVDTVNVLYGGRVVETARRRPLFRQPRHPYTVGLLGSVPRLDAGRGEKLNPIPGSVRDLLPWPDGCAFAPRCSRRIDECVGEPPELVQAYDGRSYRCVNPEPVPGTVPAPREEESA; via the coding sequence ATGGCACTGCTCGAAGTTGACGATCTGTCCGTCACGTTCGCCCGGCGCGGCCAGCGGGCCGTGCACGCGGTCGACGGGGTGTCCTTCTCGGTCGACGCCGGTGAGGTGGTCGGCCTGGTCGGCGAGTCCGGCTGCGGCAAGAGCGTCACCTCGCTCGCGATCATGGGTCTGCTGCCGAAGCAACCCGGCCTCCGGGTCGGCGGCAAGGCCGTCTTCGACGGCACGGACCTGCTCCAGCTCGACGACCGGTCACGGCGGGACATCCGTGGCCGGGACATCGCGATGATCTTCCAGGACCCGCTCTCCTCGCTGAACCCGGTGATCCCGATCGGGTTGCAGGTGACCGAGGTGCTGACCCGGCACCGGGGGATGAAGGGTGCGGCCGCCGCCAAGGAGGCGGCGGAGCTGCTGGACCGGGTCGGCATCCCGGACCCGAAGCGGCGGCTGAAGGAATACCCGCACCAGCTCTCCGGTGGCATGCGCCAGCGTGCGCTCATCGCGATGGCGGTGGCCTGCCAGCCTCGGCTGCTCATCGCCGACGAGCCGACCACCGCTCTGGACGTCACCATCCAGGCCCAGATCCTGGAGCTGCTCAAGGAACTGGTCCGGGACTCCGGCACCGCGCTGCTGATGATCACGCACGATCTCGGTGTGGTGGCCGGCATGGTCGACACCGTCAACGTGCTCTACGGCGGTCGGGTGGTGGAGACGGCCCGCCGTCGTCCACTGTTCCGCCAGCCGCGGCACCCGTACACAGTGGGTCTGCTCGGCTCGGTGCCGCGCCTGGACGCCGGGCGGGGCGAGAAGCTCAACCCGATCCCCGGTTCGGTCCGCGACCTGCTGCCCTGGCCGGACGGCTGTGCCTTCGCTCCGCGCTGCTCCCGACGGATCGACGAGTGCGTGGGCGAGCCGCCGGAGCTGGTGCAGGCGTACGACGGACGTAGCTACCGGTGCGTGAACCCGGAGCCGGTGCCCGGCACGGTGCCCGCCCCGCGCGAGGAGGAATCAGCGTGA
- the leuA gene encoding 2-isopropylmalate synthase produces MAQPVTDAETDPFARQRPSRMPYHRYQPYREQFRVELPDRSWPTRTVEAAPRWCAVDLRDGNQALIDPMSPERKRRMFQLLVQMGYKEIEVGFPSASQTDFDFVRQLIEQDMIPDDVTIQVLTQCREHLIERTFESLRGAKRAIVHFYNSTSTLQRRVVFGLDRDGISDIATTGARLCQKYAEIHTPDTDIFYEYSPESYTGTELEYALEVCSRVIDVIDPTPDRPLIINLPATVEMATPNVYADSIEWMHRHLPRRDSVILSLHPHNDRGTGVAAAELGLLAGADRIEGCLFGNGERTGNVDLVTLGLNLFSQGIDPMIDFSNIDEIRRAVEYCNQLPVHERHPYAGDLVYTAFSGSHQDAIKKGFDALAADAKAAGVPVDEQTWAVPYLPIDPKDLGRTYEAVIRVNSQSGKGGVAYIMKSEHQLDLPRRLQIEFSGVVQQVTDHDGGEVDPGAMWEIFATHYLLDHQPDPAVRLSSYTIGTIDGKVEIEAQVGVGDEQRSLTAVGNGPIDAYVNALHSIGVGVRVLDYHEHALSSGGDAQAAAYVECEVDGRTVWGVGTDANIVTASIKAVTSAVNRARR; encoded by the coding sequence ATGGCTCAACCTGTCACCGATGCCGAGACCGATCCGTTCGCTCGGCAACGCCCGAGCCGGATGCCGTACCACCGCTACCAGCCCTACCGGGAGCAGTTCCGGGTCGAGCTGCCGGACCGCAGCTGGCCCACCCGCACCGTCGAGGCGGCCCCACGGTGGTGCGCGGTGGATCTCCGCGACGGCAACCAGGCACTGATCGACCCGATGTCGCCCGAGCGCAAGCGGCGGATGTTCCAGCTGCTGGTCCAGATGGGCTACAAGGAGATCGAGGTCGGCTTCCCGTCAGCCAGCCAGACCGACTTCGACTTCGTCCGGCAGCTCATCGAACAGGACATGATCCCGGACGACGTGACCATCCAGGTGCTCACGCAGTGCCGGGAGCACCTCATCGAGCGGACCTTCGAGTCGCTGCGGGGCGCGAAGCGGGCCATCGTGCACTTCTACAACTCGACCTCCACCCTCCAGCGTCGAGTGGTCTTCGGCCTGGATCGGGACGGCATCTCCGACATCGCCACGACCGGCGCTCGGCTCTGCCAGAAGTACGCGGAGATCCACACTCCGGACACCGACATCTTCTACGAGTACTCGCCGGAGTCGTACACGGGCACCGAGCTGGAGTACGCGCTGGAGGTCTGCTCCCGGGTGATCGACGTGATCGACCCGACGCCGGACCGGCCGCTGATCATCAACCTGCCGGCCACCGTCGAGATGGCCACCCCCAACGTGTACGCCGACTCGATCGAGTGGATGCACCGGCACCTGCCGCGCCGCGACAGCGTGATCCTGAGCCTGCACCCGCACAACGACCGGGGCACCGGGGTGGCCGCCGCCGAGCTGGGCCTGCTGGCGGGCGCGGACCGGATCGAGGGCTGCCTGTTCGGCAACGGCGAGCGCACCGGCAACGTGGACCTGGTGACGCTGGGGCTCAACCTCTTCTCCCAGGGCATCGACCCGATGATCGACTTCTCGAACATCGACGAGATCCGGCGCGCCGTTGAATATTGCAACCAACTGCCGGTGCACGAGCGCCACCCGTACGCGGGCGACCTGGTCTACACCGCCTTCTCCGGCTCCCACCAGGACGCCATCAAGAAGGGCTTCGACGCCCTGGCGGCCGACGCGAAGGCTGCCGGCGTACCGGTGGACGAGCAGACCTGGGCAGTGCCGTATCTGCCGATCGACCCGAAGGACCTGGGCCGCACCTACGAGGCGGTCATCCGGGTCAACTCGCAGTCCGGCAAGGGCGGCGTCGCGTACATCATGAAGAGCGAGCACCAACTGGACCTGCCGCGGCGGCTCCAGATCGAGTTCTCCGGGGTGGTGCAGCAGGTCACCGACCACGATGGTGGCGAGGTCGACCCGGGCGCCATGTGGGAGATCTTCGCGACGCACTACCTGCTCGACCACCAGCCCGACCCGGCCGTCCGGTTGTCCAGCTACACGATCGGCACGATCGACGGCAAGGTCGAGATCGAGGCCCAGGTCGGCGTGGGCGACGAGCAACGCTCGCTCACCGCGGTCGGCAACGGCCCGATCGACGCGTACGTGAACGCGCTGCACTCGATCGGCGTGGGCGTGCGCGTGCTCGACTACCACGAGCACGCGCTCTCCTCGGGTGGGGACGCGCAGGCCGCCGCGTACGTGGAGTGCGAGGTGGACGGTCGGACGGTCTGGGGTGTCGGCACCGACGCCAACATCGTCACCGCCTCGATCAAGGCGGTCACCAGCGCCGTCAACCGCGCCCGCCGCTGA
- a CDS encoding ABC transporter permease: MTLSPGKKREKIDRLSELAARDDERGVSLWQEAFRRLRGNPAAIVGAVILALFVLVAVIGPFLVPYAATDTIGIREGLIKPGVIPGPNGDHWFGYDHQGRDEFSRMIVGARQTLLVGVVSTLIGLAIGAVIGGVSGAAAGLGGRWGRWIDTTLMRFIDMLLAMPSLLLAVSIAALLGASLTTVMIAVGVVSVPVFARLLRGSMISQANSDYVLAATSLGVKKSKIALTHVVPNSLAPVIVQATLTLATAIIEAAALSFLGLGNPDTAVPEWGVMLADAQQYLGIRPSLAIYPAVAIIITALGFTLLGEAMREALDPKLRK, translated from the coding sequence ATGACACTCAGCCCGGGCAAGAAGCGCGAGAAGATCGACCGGCTCTCCGAACTGGCCGCCCGTGACGACGAGCGTGGCGTCAGCCTCTGGCAGGAGGCGTTCCGCCGGCTGCGCGGCAACCCGGCCGCGATCGTCGGCGCCGTCATCCTGGCGCTCTTCGTGCTGGTCGCGGTCATCGGACCGTTCCTCGTGCCGTACGCGGCGACGGACACGATCGGCATCCGGGAAGGGCTGATCAAGCCTGGTGTCATTCCCGGCCCGAACGGCGACCACTGGTTCGGCTACGACCACCAGGGCCGTGACGAGTTCAGCCGGATGATCGTGGGTGCCCGCCAGACCCTGCTCGTCGGTGTGGTCTCCACCCTGATCGGTCTGGCGATCGGCGCGGTCATCGGTGGCGTCTCCGGTGCCGCGGCCGGTCTCGGTGGCCGGTGGGGGCGCTGGATCGACACGACCCTGATGCGGTTCATCGACATGCTGCTGGCGATGCCGAGCCTGCTGCTCGCGGTGAGCATCGCCGCCCTGCTCGGGGCCAGCCTGACCACCGTGATGATCGCGGTCGGCGTGGTCTCGGTGCCGGTGTTCGCCCGGCTGCTGCGCGGCTCGATGATCTCCCAGGCCAACAGCGACTACGTGCTGGCGGCCACCTCGCTCGGTGTCAAGAAGTCGAAGATCGCGCTGACCCACGTGGTGCCGAACTCGCTCGCCCCGGTGATCGTGCAGGCCACGCTGACCCTGGCCACCGCGATCATCGAGGCTGCGGCGCTCTCGTTCCTCGGCCTCGGCAACCCGGACACGGCCGTACCGGAGTGGGGTGTCATGCTCGCCGACGCGCAGCAGTACCTCGGTATCCGGCCGTCGCTGGCGATCTACCCGGCCGTCGCGATCATCATCACCGCGCTCGGCTTCACCCTGCTCGGTGAGGCGATGCGTGAGGCCCTCGACCCGAAGCTGCGGAAGTAG
- a CDS encoding HNH endonuclease family protein: MRTTSGPRAAVIALAATLTLGVAGCVPQDEPDTPPSSGGGNAVQQLGQLTVATAGSMKGYSRDHFPHWRDTGKNCDVRDSILQRDGKDVKLSGCNVVGGRWESVYDGRSAADPADVDIDHMVPLANAWRSGADEWDDRKRGDFANDTTRPQLIAVSASSNRSKGDQDPSQWKPANREYWCKYAESWVTVKHYWRLTVTTAEKAALTDMLEGCTVGSES; encoded by the coding sequence GTGCGTACCACATCAGGACCGCGAGCGGCGGTGATCGCGCTCGCCGCGACGCTGACGCTCGGCGTGGCCGGTTGCGTCCCGCAGGACGAGCCGGACACTCCGCCGTCGAGCGGCGGCGGCAATGCCGTGCAGCAGCTCGGCCAGCTCACCGTCGCCACCGCAGGCTCGATGAAGGGCTACAGCCGGGACCACTTCCCGCACTGGCGGGACACCGGCAAGAACTGCGACGTGCGGGACAGCATCCTCCAGCGCGACGGCAAGGACGTGAAACTCTCCGGCTGCAACGTGGTCGGTGGTCGCTGGGAGAGCGTGTACGACGGCCGCAGCGCCGCCGATCCCGCCGATGTGGACATCGACCACATGGTGCCGTTGGCCAACGCGTGGCGCTCGGGTGCCGACGAGTGGGACGACCGCAAGCGCGGCGACTTCGCCAACGACACGACACGCCCGCAGCTCATTGCGGTTTCGGCGTCCTCGAACCGGTCAAAGGGTGACCAGGACCCCTCGCAGTGGAAGCCGGCGAACCGTGAGTACTGGTGCAAGTACGCTGAGAGCTGGGTGACGGTCAAGCACTACTGGCGGCTGACGGTGACCACCGCCGAGAAGGCTGCCCTGACCGACATGTTGGAGGGCTGCACAGTGGGGAGTGAATCGTGA
- a CDS encoding MFS transporter, giving the protein MGARETIRTAVRNVVPPAGLTRALAVQAMVYAVGSGLFHAGSAVFFTRALGLSAAQVGLGLSIAAGVSLLGTVPLGGLTDRYGPQRVWIVGLVLNAALFATYPFVGGFAGFLAVVVALAAVEAASGVAVQVYSINALPPEERVTAMAYQRSSLNVGFGLGAVISGLVLAVDTIEAYRGMVWFISMVFLVTALFVRRLPRLPQVARPTEPMSRLAVLRDRPFMAVSLLSGLLTAHQTLYLTVMPLWILTHTDAPKTIIAGLVLLNTVLIVLLQVRVSRGADTASGAARASRRGALLIALFCLVLPISGLTRGALTVVVLVAAATVLILAELIESAGAWGLTATLPPADQRGAYVGAFRLGSQVQYLIAPVGLTALGVTTGGWGWLPAAAIFVLVGLAIVPVVGWAGRTPRLGAAAPERTMTPVP; this is encoded by the coding sequence ATGGGGGCCAGAGAAACCATCCGTACCGCTGTCCGAAACGTCGTACCGCCGGCCGGGCTGACCCGCGCCCTGGCCGTGCAGGCGATGGTCTACGCCGTCGGCAGCGGCCTGTTCCACGCCGGCAGCGCCGTCTTCTTCACCCGGGCGCTGGGGCTCAGCGCCGCCCAGGTCGGGCTGGGGCTGTCCATCGCGGCGGGAGTGTCGCTGCTGGGCACGGTGCCGCTGGGCGGGCTCACCGACCGGTACGGACCGCAGCGGGTCTGGATCGTCGGGCTGGTGCTGAACGCGGCGCTCTTCGCGACCTACCCGTTCGTGGGCGGCTTCGCCGGGTTCCTCGCCGTGGTGGTGGCGCTGGCCGCCGTGGAAGCCGCGAGCGGCGTGGCCGTGCAGGTCTACTCGATCAACGCGCTTCCCCCGGAAGAACGGGTCACGGCGATGGCGTACCAGCGCTCGTCGCTGAACGTCGGCTTCGGGCTGGGAGCGGTGATCAGCGGCCTGGTGCTGGCGGTGGACACCATCGAGGCGTACCGGGGAATGGTGTGGTTCATCTCGATGGTCTTCCTGGTCACGGCTCTCTTCGTGCGGCGACTGCCCCGGCTGCCGCAGGTGGCCCGACCAACGGAGCCGATGAGTCGCCTCGCCGTGCTGCGGGACCGCCCGTTCATGGCGGTGTCCCTGCTCTCCGGGTTGCTCACCGCGCACCAGACGCTCTACCTGACGGTGATGCCGCTGTGGATCCTCACCCACACCGACGCCCCGAAGACGATCATCGCCGGGCTGGTGCTGCTCAACACGGTCCTGATCGTGCTGCTCCAGGTACGCGTCAGCCGGGGCGCCGACACCGCGTCGGGCGCGGCTCGGGCCTCTCGCCGGGGCGCCCTGCTGATCGCCCTGTTCTGTCTGGTCCTGCCGATCTCCGGGCTGACCCGGGGCGCGCTCACCGTGGTGGTGCTGGTGGCCGCCGCGACGGTGCTGATCCTGGCCGAGCTGATCGAGTCGGCGGGCGCCTGGGGCCTCACCGCCACCCTGCCGCCGGCCGACCAGCGCGGCGCGTACGTGGGGGCGTTCCGGCTCGGCTCCCAGGTGCAGTACCTGATCGCCCCGGTCGGTCTGACCGCGCTCGGGGTGACCACCGGCGGGTGGGGATGGTTACCGGCCGCAGCGATCTTCGTGCTGGTCGGGCTGGCGATCGTACCCGTGGTGGGTTGGGCCGGGCGGACACCGCGGCTGGGTGCTGCGGCGCCGGAGCGGACCATGACGCCGGTCCCATAG
- a CDS encoding ABC transporter ATP-binding protein produces MSENDILVEVRDLKVHFPIKRGVLFDRVVGHVKAVDGVDLSIARGKTYGLVGESGCGKSTLGRALLQLTPPTAGEVSFDGVELTTLAPGKLRSMRRRMQMIFQDPMSSLDPRQNVESILTEGLQTHGIGADRTDRRRIIGETLDAVGLPRWALSRYPHEFSGGQRQRIGIARALVLGPELIVADEPVSALDVSIQAQVVNLLDELQDSLGLTYLVIAHDLAVVRHISDTVGVMYLGALVEEAPSDRLYNEPLHPYTRALMSAVPVPDPDVEDRRERILLAGDLPSPANPPSGCRFHTRCPWAQPTRCADERPVLRDIGVSRVACHWAEQIASGELRPHGVSAQIVRPEGEGDAPAVVSAPTEPGSYV; encoded by the coding sequence GTGAGCGAGAACGACATCCTCGTCGAGGTACGTGACCTGAAGGTGCACTTCCCGATCAAGCGGGGTGTGCTCTTCGACCGGGTGGTCGGCCACGTGAAGGCCGTCGACGGGGTCGACCTGAGCATCGCGCGTGGAAAGACGTACGGCCTGGTCGGCGAGTCCGGCTGCGGTAAGTCCACGCTCGGTCGGGCGCTGCTCCAGCTCACCCCGCCGACCGCGGGCGAGGTGAGCTTCGACGGCGTCGAGCTGACCACGCTGGCGCCCGGCAAGCTGCGCAGCATGCGTCGCCGGATGCAGATGATCTTCCAGGACCCGATGTCCAGCCTCGACCCGCGGCAGAACGTCGAGTCGATCCTGACCGAGGGCCTCCAGACCCACGGGATCGGCGCCGACCGCACCGACCGCAGGCGGATCATCGGGGAGACCCTGGACGCGGTGGGGCTGCCCCGCTGGGCGTTGTCCCGCTATCCGCACGAGTTCTCCGGCGGGCAGCGGCAGCGCATCGGCATCGCCCGGGCGCTGGTGCTCGGGCCGGAGCTGATCGTTGCCGACGAGCCGGTCTCGGCACTCGACGTGTCGATCCAGGCCCAGGTCGTCAACCTGCTCGACGAACTCCAGGACAGCCTGGGGCTGACCTACCTGGTGATCGCGCACGACCTCGCGGTGGTCCGGCACATCTCCGACACCGTCGGCGTCATGTACCTGGGCGCGCTGGTCGAGGAGGCACCGAGCGACCGTCTCTACAACGAGCCGCTGCACCCGTACACCCGGGCGTTGATGTCCGCGGTGCCGGTGCCGGACCCGGACGTGGAGGACCGTCGGGAGCGGATCCTGCTCGCCGGTGACCTGCCGTCGCCGGCCAACCCGCCGTCCGGCTGCCGTTTCCACACGCGCTGCCCGTGGGCACAGCCCACCCGCTGCGCGGACGAGCGGCCCGTGCTGCGGGACATCGGTGTCAGCCGGGTGGCCTGCCACTGGGCCGAGCAGATCGCCAGCGGCGAGCTGCGCCCGCACGGGGTCAGCGCGCAGATCGTCCGCCCCGAGGGCGAGGGGGACGCGCCGGCCGTGGTCTCCGCGCCCACCGAGCCCGGCTCGTACGTCTGA